cAAGTCACATTCTTGCTCTATAAATATGaccattttctctctaatttccaCCCACTTCTACAAAATTATCTATTCCATTCggtttttgttctctcttaATGGATTTCCATTATgacattgattttatttttccaaatgatGATCCTCCATTTGACTcatcttctgatgatgatgagacGGAACTTACTCTAGCTATTGCCATAGAAGAATTAAAGAATGAAGGAGCATCAACATCACGTCGTCGTTCGGTTCAACCTTGCAGGTTTATCTGGCGTAATCCTTTGCAAGGTCATTATAGGCTTTTCCatgattattttgttgaaacacCAGTGTATCCTCCTAATGTATTTCGAAGGAGGTTTCAAATGAGTCGTTCTCTTTTTCTACGTATCCATTCAAGAGTTGAAGCTACTGAACCATACTTTGTTCGAAAAAGAAATGCGGCTAACACACTCGGGTTGTCTTCCTTTCAAAAGATGACTGCTGCAATCAGAATGCTTGCTTATGGAGTGTCGGCTGATTTCATGGATGAATACATAAGGATTGGAGAAACCACTGCAATAAAaagcttaaaattttttgttaaagcGGTAGTTTCAATCTTTTCTGAAGAGTACTTGAGGTCATCAAACAACAATGACATTGCAAGGTTGTTAGCAGTTGGCCAACATCGTGGATTTCCAGGAATGCTAGGGAGCATCAACTGCATGCATTGGAAATGGAAGAATTGTCCAAGTAAGTGGAAAGGTCAATATATTGGTCATACATGTGAACCAACGATAATTTTGGAAATCGTGGCGTCGTATGACCTTTGGATATGGCATGCATTTTTTGGGTTACCGGGGTCTCACAATGACATCAATGTCCTAGAGCGGTCTTCTGTATTTTCTGAGCTTGCTGAAGGGCGTGCTCCTCCGGTTAATTACTCGATAAATGGTAATAACTATTCGATGGGGTACTATCTTGCAGATGGTATATATCCATCATGGGCAACATTTGTCAAAACAATTCCAACACCACAAGACCGTAAAAGACAACATTTTGCTTCCGCACAAGAGGCGGTCAGGAAGGATGTTGAACGTGCATTTGGAGTACTTCAAGCGCGATTTGCAATTGTGCGTGGGCCTGCACGTTTTTTCCATCTTGAAACGCTTAAGGACATTATGATGGCATGTATAATATTGCATAATATGATCGTTGAAGATGAACGACATACTTACCTTGGAGCAAATGACTTTGATTATGATCAAATCAACGATAATGGACCCGAACCGGTGTCACATAATCCCACTTGTAACCTTATGCAGTTCATTGAACGTCATAATTCCATTAGAGATAGAGGAATTCATTCTCAACTTCAAGCAGATCTTGTTGAGCATCTATGGCAACTACAAGGCCAGTCGTAGGAATTTgtaattctaaatttctaagcATTACTACTTTTATTTAATGTGAACCTTCgttggaatttgaaattttctaagtttAATATTACTAAGTTtccaaaaaattgagacaacAAAAAGCCCTATATAAGTTGACAAACCCTTAGGTAAGTTTGTCAACTCAAGTTTAGTTGTAAACTTACACTGGATACTATCCTGATCATTGGTCATTTTTAACACTGCAGAAAAATGGCACTATGTAGAAAAGTgacactatgcagaaaaatgacactatgcagaaaaataacactatgcagaaaaataacagtatgcagaaaaataacactgcAGAAAAGTgacactatgcagaaaaataacactatgcagaaaaataattatgcagaaaaataacagtatgcagaaaaataacagtATGTAGAAAAATGAtactatgcagaaaaataacactatgcagaaaaataattatgcagaaaaatcacattatgcagaaaaataacagtatgcagaaaaataacactgcAGAACAAtaacactatgcagaaaaatgacaCTATGCAGAAAACTATGCAGAAAAGTgactgcagaaaaataacattatgTAGAACAAtaacactatgcagaaaaataattatgcaaaaaaatcacattatgcagaaaaatgatagtatgcagaaaaataacactgTAGAACAAtaacactatgcagaaaaatgacactatgcagaaaaatgacactatgcagaaaaataattatgcaaaaaaatcacattatgcagaaaaatgataatatgcagaaaaataacactgcAGAACAAtaacactatgcagaaaaatgacactatgcagaaaaatgacaCTATGCAGAAATAACACTGTAGAACAATAACAGTATGCAGAAAAATGAtactatgcagaaaaataacattatgcagaaaaatcacattatgcagaaaaatcacattatgcagaaaaatgatagtatgcagaaaaataacactgcAGAACAAtaacactatgcagaaaaatgacactatgcagaaaaataacactgcAGAACAATAACAGTATGCAGAAAAATGAtactatgcagaaaaataacactatgcagaaaaataattatgcagaaaaatcacattatgcagaaaaatgatagtatgcagaaaaataacattgCAGAACAAtaacactatgcagaaaaatgacactatgcagaaaaataacactatgcagaaaaataattatgcagaaaaatcacattatgcagaaaaatcacattatgcagaaaaatgatagtatgcagaaaaataacactgcAGAACAAtaacactatgcagaaaaatgacactatgcagaaaaataacactgcAGAACAATAACAGTATGCAGAAAAATGAtactatgcagaaaaataacactatgcATTCAAAAACAACAACCAATATCAGCAAGTACAACCAGCACAatacaaaatttacaacattGCATCTATTTCCTCGCACAAGTAAAGACTACAAAAAATTATGTGCTAGTATCTTTGCAATATACAAAAAATTGGTTGTCAATAATAATATTCCATTATGATGCATATTTAGACCTTAACCTCTCCAAGATTTCCAAACGACGTAGACGAATGTATTCTTTTTGCTCAGGATCCATAGTTCTTGTATCTTTCATCATAAGTTCATCTtccattttcctcttttctacTTCATTCTTCTCTTCCTTGATACGAATCAACTCTCTTCGTTCTTCGGATGCAATGCACATTGCCTCTCTTCGTTCTTCTAATGCAATGCGCAtactttcctttttctcctcatgcattcttctttttccttccttGATTTCGTCCAATTGGGAGGAAAGTGTTAGGATCACATCATcacaattctttcttttctttaatttctcctTTTTGGCCTTCTTGCCTATAGGTCTCTCCAAGGTTTCGCCGGAGTTCATCTCTTCATTATCTtcatttacatttattgagcttgCAAAGGATTGTGTGGCTGGTTGTGTGGCTGGTCGTGTGGCTGGTTGTCTTGTGCGGGCCTTCAAACTATCTCTTAGAACTAACCACTTAGCTTCGTTCCTCAAAATTCTCCAACAATGCTCCAATTGAAATGCATTTTTGCAATTAACTTGATACATAGTTTTTGCATCTTCAAtctacaaaagtaaaaaattgaaaataataagaatCATAAAACTAAAAGTGTTTTGATGTACAATACATATTAAATGTTGAGTTTAAATACCTTGTCATGCTCAGTTTTACCGCTTTCATTCCGGTTCTCAATTTGGGCCAAGCATCCACAGAACTTGTTGGTCTCCCTTTGAATTGTTGAccaccaactatttaaagaatcCTTAGTGCGGTTAAATTTTTTGTCATTGTGGAAGGTAGACCAAATTCTCTCCCAAAATGTTGTGTGTTTTTTGTCCATCGAAGTCACGGCATCTAAGCTAACATTAAGTCACGCCGACACTAGCTTAATGTCTTCATCTATGGTGAAGTTGATTTCCCGTTGACCTCTCTtagtagttgatttttttgcaataggGAGTATAAATTGTCCCATTTCAACTTGGGGTGGAGATTGATGGACATTGAGGTCTGAATGCGGAGTGGACATCAAATTACTGctgtcaaaagactcaaaacctTGTTCATTGTCTTGTAAAATGTCAAGGAAGaagggattttgattttgtgagtCCATCACCTAACAAACACCAAAGTAATTTAGAAGCAGCACTAATAAgcaacaaaattgaaaacaaaaaagaaaaggcattgAGAGCATGGAATTCAACCACAACCAAGCATAGATGAAGCACCATTATGGTCTAATTCATAACCAAGCACCCTTATGGTCTAATTCATTGACCAATTCATGtacaaacacaagaaaatcaaacctcAAAGCAACAGAATTGAGAGCATGGAATTCAACCATAGAAATAATAAGTATTCAACCTCAAACCTCAAACCTCAAACACAAGATAAAACCCACATGGAATTCTAACTTGCTaggcatcattttttttttttttttttaataagtactTGGGCAGCCGCCATATTGcaaataaattttagcaaaatcCATGTGtaagaatgaaatttaaaagaatacAATAAAGAACGCATGGTACTAAAATGTTTATATCAAATGCTAAATTCACAGACAAAAATGCTAAATTCCTTCCTATATTGAAATGTACATATTACATCTTTTCtttatgaatatttttctttttattccaaactttcttctcttccaaatttaaattccttttattttccataCAAGCAACCAATTAGAGAAACAAATatttagtataaaataaaaaaataaaaaaatacttccAGCGATCTATTTTTGGTTAAATCAATTGAAGATTGGACACTGTAGGGAGCTCCTAATCGCCATCTCCGTGTTGGTGGGTGCTTCTAGCTGCAGCTACTTAGTGCTAATACTATGTCCTGTTCCACAGCATTTATATGGCTTTCTTTTTGGTTGGGGAAAATGAGTAGTTTAGGCTGTATCTAAGATGAGATGCCATATTATcatattctactcattaaaaataaaatggaggTCACAAAACTCAGAACAAGATGACATTCTAGATATAGCACTATAATTATTTGTATAGTGTTCCCACTTCCTACTTCCCACTAAAGCTTATTCAATACCAACATATTAAGCCTAGGTTTTGAACCAGTTATCCACAGAGAACATTGATCCTTATAAATGGAGAACAGAACAGTAATAAACAGAAAAAATCACCAAGGGAATAAATAATGTGTCTCCAATATTTgtaaattgaaattaatatCATATAGCTTAACACAGTAGACATCTCTAGACTACCTTATGTACTAAATTCCTTATGATCTGCAGTTCTAGGAATTTTGAGAGAGACAGATGTTTACCGGCATGGAAGTAGTTGTTACTAAGACTTTTGCAGTTGAGGTTGAGGTTGAGGTTGACCCTTTTGAAAGAGCTCTCAAATTTAGTTACCTAACTTAAAGATTTGATTATTTCAAACTTTAGGGGTTGAGAATTTCATTCAATCTATCACCATAACCAACATTGATCCTTATAAATGGAGAACAGAAATAAACAGAAAAAATCACCAAGGGAATAAATAATGTGTCTCCAATATTTgtaaattgaaattaatatCATATAGCTTAACACAGCAGACATCTCTAGACTACCTTATGTACTAAATTCCTTATGATCTGCAGTTCTAGGAATTTTGAGAGAGACAGATGTTTACCGGCATGGAAGTAGTTGTTACTAAGACTTTTGCAGTTGAGGTTGAGGTTGAGGTTGACCCTTTTGAAAGAGCTCTCAAATTTAGTTACCTAACTTAAAGATTTGATTATTTCAAACTTTAGGGGTTGAGAATTTCATTCAATCTATCACCATAACCACCCCCCAAAAGGGGtcccaaaattaataaatcagTTAACAATCACTGTTTAGTATTCACTTGTCTTTTTTTGAAAGTCTCTCAAGTCATCAGAGTGTTCATTCAAGAAGAACAACCAGAGACTTTTTGTTGCATATCTCAATTAAAGTTCCACTACCACCTAAACCAACGAGAACTGGCATGTCTTGGAATTATCTTTATCTATGACTATAAGCATGtgatatatacataatttttgttGCATATCTCAATTAAAGTTCCACTACCACCTAAACCAACGAGAACTGGCATGTCTTggaattatctctatttatgaCTATAAGCATGTGATATATACATAATCTGAAAACgtagtaaaagaaaaactactaAAGAACTTGGACAAAGAAGCCCTCATCTCTTTCTATTCTCAAACCAGCCAAAGGCTACAATACAGGGCAAGCTACCCCAAACAACAACTTGACAAAACCAGCTAAACTACACAGCCAAGTCCAATTATACATACACACTGACCAGGCACAAAATCTCAGCAGCTAACTAACCAAATACAAGGTAATCACGGCAATAAAGCTAACAACCAAATATCCACATAGTAAATCAGCTAGAACTCTGTAACTATGAACATCAAACAGAGCAaagttcataaattaaaacataGATTGAAACGTTTTTGACCTATCAAGAACAaagttcataaattaaaactcgTTTATGTAGAACTATCCCATGGAGGTACTAAAACAGCACACCAGCTCTCAAAAATAACTTCGGGTATGCTCCGaagaatccataaaaaaaaaccccaaaccagaaaaaatttgaaacaagaaacccccaaaaaaattagtttagagaaACTCCCAAGAATCTTGATTGAAACCAAAAAACTCTGAAATCTCAATGagaaaaacccataccttttttaGAGAAATCAGCCCCAACGTCTGTCAATAGAGAAGATTCCGTCAACCTAATGATCCACCCTCCTCACCGGAACTGCAAAACTCCTCAACCGATCACATTTTATTTCCCATGGTGATGAGAATGAGCAAAAGAATTCGGTGATGAGAATGAGCAAGAGAGGGAAGCTGAGAGTGAGAGAGGCGTTGGTGTGTTCagtgagatgagagagaaaaaaagagcgAAAATGAGTTTCTGTACATATAATACTgtacatataatattattttaagttatAAACGAGCTACagtgcccgtgtaaatttacatggaTACTGTAGCTCGTCCAAAATTATACACGAGTTTAGATGATTTTACAAAGACTGATGTAGTGTATTTCTTgcttcaaaatgtgtaaaaatggtcaaaatgtgtattttacacatttatacacaattatccaagagctgatgtgaatgctcttagaacTAATAGTTTCCCAATTATTGCATCCATAACATGCATGCGctcttactttttttcccctatgGTAGCTACCACAACCTCCACCCATTCTAAAGTATAATTTAGGATGCACAAACACGAATACGGGTATGGGCATGTTATAGTGATGAACAATTTTTGAAACATTACAATGTAACATagtgttggtgcaaacacaataataatggaaataatacacaaagagaaactgaataatacttttgaatattattgatgtaaagaaaggaaatacacaacactatttggactgaggcgcgaGGATCCAAGGGGCTggttcatttccatttttgatacctccactcttcacctcccccttgcgcacgtatctagcccaatatctgagacaattcatgttagcccattaatcaccacaattaaaaataataaaatagtctctctccttttcaatgtgggattaaacattttcacaactcttcatcttccatattcactcccacatctttacatttatgttataacatttactcattttaattatttaatattaaaatgttccaacacATAGCAAATAAGACACCATTACAACACGGATACAACACTCCAAATAAAATGTCTATACATCTTAAAGTAGAACCCATCGACCAAAAATATTCTATATCTACCAAAAACAAGTCAAAGGATTTGATATAGGGGCAATCCATGCATTGGGGGCAAAGTCCTACTATATAAACGGCTAGGTaaagaaatttcaatttatgtATTTGAAAGTAGAATAGtcccctttatatatatatatatatatatatatatatatatatattccttgcATTGCTATTTTTATGCAATATTTCAACTTTGAAACGAGAAGTGTATAACCAATATTTAATATACATCATAATTAGAATTAACCATAGTCTTACTCTTCTCGGGTTGTTTGAGTGATAGAAAAATCAACTCTAccagtaacaaaaataagttatctTTTAAGCTGGGTTTGGATACGGATGAAAAGGCAGGCGATTGcgtcttccttttttttttttaagcacgtTCAGTGGCTGGAATGCTTTTCCAGTGGGTTTGTGCATTATTTACAAGAcccacaaatttcttttttcatacaaaatttcattcaaaatggGTTCTACGGcattattcatacatttaaaaattattttactacaatattttcaatttccaataaaaTATAGTGTGTTtgaatacaacttattttgctaatcgcacctaattttttttttttgctaacatGAATTGTAAATATCAAAAGTCATTGGGCCtacgttttttttatttactttttatttctcACCTAGCTTTCCTTTTTATGGACAATTTTTTGAGTCTTTTGgccaaaaattgcaaaaaccagagtttattattgttataggtactgttcaaagttatttggCAAAATGAGGggagagactgaatttcggcaacgatGTTGccgaaattgcaagaaaaagtacaatgtgtcaggggagagagaaaattgaatttcgGTAATGAGATTACCGAAATTCTTGTCTTGCTCGCACTGCCCAAAATGGaaaccaattgtggcaatggcattgccaaaaatgggagaaaaacaaagatgctatgtctacaacacttttcacaacaaattataggtggttagttgttattggttcaaatttgaatataacattaagattacttttttgccacaataataataataaaaaacaacctgttacttagaatttgttgtaaaaatattatgaaaatgttgtggacgtatcatttctaaaaaaaattatggtgccgaaagagaaggaaaaaaaaagtggcaaattgttttgtggcaatggcattgccgaaatagagggaaaaaaaacaatttgccactttttttttccttctatttcggcatcacaattttttttagaaatgatatattcacaacattttcacaataaatcctaagtggcaggttgttacttattattattattaggacaaaaaagtaatcttagtgttagattcaaatttgaaccaataacaactaaccacctgtaatttgttgtgaaaaatgttgtggacgtagcatttttttttctctctctccctcccatttttggcaatgtcattgccacaattggtttCCATTTCGGGCAATGTGGGTAGGACAAGAATTTCGATAATCTCATTATcgaaattcaattttctctctcccctgatacattgtactttttcttgcaatttcggCAACACTGTTGCCAAAATTCAATGTCTCTCCTCATTTTGccaaataactttgaacagtacctataacaacaataaactcccttttttgtaatttttagccaaaagactctgaatttttttttttggggggaaaaatTGCTTCTCCTTTCTTGtcaaaatttgttgaaaagcatctttttggaaaaatattagcaaaaaagCATGTGGATGaatagaactcgagttttctaaacttgagttccacatttttttttttgtttatgttagaCTTCACGCAAGAAGGAATTGGattggaactcaagtttgttaaattcaagttccaaaaacaTTTCAACTTAGTAAAATGTTTCATCTGCATGCTTTGCACCaactttttttctaaaaagctactatttggcaaattttgcctcctttcttcttctttccttctttttcttctctccaacttcattttcttttttccttttctccacTGCTGTTCGTTCCACTCTTCTTCCAAGCCCCCAAAACTCAAGACAGCTCTTCCCTTGAAATAACAATCTCAAGAGTGAAGcagaaaaacccaaacccaaacccgtGAAATAATGATCTCGGAATCGAAGCAgaaaaacccaaaccccaaaaaCGTGATCTTGGCCTTGCTTCGCTCTTCGATTTGCCACTCCACCACCATGATTTCTCCTTTCGAAGCTAGGCCGAAACCAAATCAAGCCACCCGACTTGGTAGCTGAGATTGTGTGTTGTCATTGTGAAATGGGTAAATCAACatcctctcttctttttatatgcAATCGTTTGATTATTAGAGTAGTAAGCCTTCCATTTCCATTTCGTGCTTTTACTTCTCATTATTGTTCTACTGTACAGCACCAAGATCCCAAGACCCATATAGGCCtttgggcccaggcccaacggGAACAGCCCTATTGCCCTAAGCCTTTCTTGGATCTGCCTTAGCGTAAAAACTAATTTTGGGCCTTGAATTCTGATAGGTGCTTGGCATAAGCTTTCTCGAACAAGCGTATTAACTGTGTCCGGGAAAATCATGATATGCTCGGTAAACTGCATTACCGAGCACTATCAACtaagctggaaccaagttccaagaccataattgttgcaccccactctcacctaaataTCCATTTAAATctgataatattggaccttcaatagcactaATAGAGGCTGAAATCGTAATCTCACCACTAACCTCagctataaatagcagaagtttggGAGGAAGAGGGGgttcagaaaaatagagagaaaacagtcaagtgagaagaagaaactgagtgttgctttgagtctctctgccgagaacgacccagagtaggaaatcctcaagcccactacaaataaattgtgagcccaagtgagttaAGACCCAACAGCCTCATACCTGGTTcccacaattggcgcccaccgtgggtcTCTCCTACGaagctgtggttcgactgagactcaaacaAGGGAAATGTCCGAAGAGCGTTCAGGAGGGCATGCACCGAGCAGTTCCataggatcttctcggggatcgacgtggagggagagaaggtAGAAACGGTGGGAGGATAGGGAGAACCCCAGAGGAGAGGAAAGGTCCGAATTGGGAGAAAGGTTGGCCCAGACACACCAAACGGTTTCAGGAGTCTCAGCGCATCGGCAGTACGATGATAGAGACCGAGAGCTAGAGCGGTTGCACAGATTGGTAATGGAtttagagctggaagcaaggggtcgcCGCCAAGAAAGGAATCACAAcccccagcaaaggagaaatcGGGGCGAGGAGGGTTCCAGTCGATCTAGTACGCAACAATTCTGAGACCGATCACGCTCTCAAGAGTCACACCGGCACTCTCGGGAGACACGTCATCAGCGGGACCGTTCACGGTCGCATGAATATGGTGACCGAGGGTCAGAATCGCCGGAGGAACGGCACCACCACAATGCCGCCATGGACGCCATAAGCCGAGCCTTACGGATGGCTGCCCGGTCGCCGTTCTCCGATGAGATTGAACGGGCCCttatgccgagcagattcacgCGACCGCCATTCAATTCCTACGAGGGGAAGAcggaccccgtggagcatgtcagtcattacattcacatgatgtctttgcatgcacacaatgatgcattgatgtgtaaagtattcccctctagtctcaGCTCAACGAccctgagatggttcaatgggttacgGAAAGGCTCCATACGTAGCTtcgccgagctgattcaagagtttGACAGTAGATTCGTGACATGCAGCCGAGTGCAACAGCCGGTtgacgcactactttccatgaagatgagggtcggagaaacccttcggagttatgctAGCtgatactgggaactctacaacaAGATTGGTGGAGGGAATGAGAAAAttgcggcaagcaccttcaggatggggctccccGAAGACTCTGAATTACGGGAATCGTTGACGAAaagaccccccgaggatatgaggcaactgatgagatgcatagaggagtacaaatgCCTGGAGGACGACTGGCTACAGAGTAGGGGGAAAGCTCCGGTAACTAGGAGATCTCGGCAAGGCGTTGTGCCGGCAAGACCCAAAAaagacttcagaatgcaggaacCAGAGGTGCAAATCGAAGGGGTTAATGTGGCGTTTAAAGAACCCGTGCACAAAATCTTGGAGCGGATCAAGAACGAGTCGTTCTTTAggtggccaaacaaaatggggggcgacccatcttggaggaaccaaaacctatactgcacctatcacagagacaaaggacacaccaccgagcagtgtcgggtaTGAAAAGATCATCTTGGACAACTAGTAAAGGCAGGGTACCTGAAAGAGTTTGTGGTAGACTCCACTGACCGAGAAGCCGGCCAGGGCgtccaacagaaaaggaacccCCTCCCGCCTCCACTGGAGGTAATTGAAGTCATCCATGCTGCACCAAGAGGAATGGCAGCATCAAAAAGGGTATTAACAGTTGCTTGCACGAGAGGAGATTCAgccgagaagaagaagaaagttgaacGGTtgaccatctcgttcggagaagacgatttGGAAGGAGTGGTCCAACCTcatgacgatgctttggtggtgacggCCAGGATAGGCGGgttcctggtgaagagggtaatgatCGACCAAGGGAGCGGGgctgacgtcatgtacccggatcTCTTCGAAGGGCTCGGATTGAAGACCTaggatttggcgaagtatgacacgcc
The sequence above is drawn from the Quercus lobata isolate SW786 chromosome 12, ValleyOak3.0 Primary Assembly, whole genome shotgun sequence genome and encodes:
- the LOC115970593 gene encoding uncharacterized protein LOC115970593 gives rise to the protein MDFHYDIDFIFPNDDPPFDSSSDDDETELTLAIAIEELKNEGASTSRRRSVQPCRFIWRNPLQGHYRLFHDYFVETPVYPPNVFRRRFQMSRSLFLRIHSRVEATEPYFVRKRNAANTLGLSSFQKMTAAIRMLAYGVSADFMDEYIRIGETTAIKSLKFFVKAVVSIFSEEYLRSSNNNDIARLLAVGQHRGFPGMLGSINCMHWKWKNCPSKWKGQYIGHTCEPTIILEIVASYDLWIWHAFFGLPGSHNDINVLERSSVFSELAEGRAPPVNYSINGNNYSMGYYLADGIYPSWATFVKTIPTPQDRKRQHFASAQEAVRKDVERAFGVLQARFAIVRGPARFFHLETLKDIMMACIILHNMIVEDERHTYLGANDFDYDQINDNGPEPVSHNPTCNLMQFIERHNSIRDRGIHSQLQADLVEHLWQLQGQS
- the LOC115970594 gene encoding glutathione S-transferase T3-like codes for the protein MDKKHTTFWERIWSTFHNDKKFNRTKDSLNSWWSTIQRETNKFCGCLAQIENRNESGKTEHDKIEDAKTMYQVNCKNAFQLEHCWRILRNEAKWLVLRDSLKARTRQPATRPATQPATQSFASSINVNEDNEEMNSGETLERPIGKKAKKEKLKKRKNCDDVILTLSSQLDEIKEGKRRMHEEKKESMRIALEERREAMCIASEERRELIRIKEEKNEVEKRKMEDELMMKDTRTMDPEQKEYIRLRRLEILERLRSKYAS